One Phycisphaerae bacterium DNA window includes the following coding sequences:
- a CDS encoding competence/damage-inducible protein A yields MNAIIISIGSELTFGQTVDTNSPWLSRRLAEVGVRVIAHVTVADEMEPIRREIARACELADIVLISGGLGPTEDDLTRQALAAVMGVELRLRPEFLDEIRDFFTRRNREMPESNRIQAMFPAGSEPIHNTCGTAPGIRASIGKATVFAMPGVPREMQVMYERDVLPHLRAATGQGVLLARTILTFGVGESDVGDKIRDLMQRGRNPTVGTTAQQLIIGIRIHAHGETREAAQSLLDATAADVRARFGTFVFGEDNDTLWSAVVRLLIEQGKTVSTAESCTGGLIAKSLTDVAGSSACFIEGVVTYSNAAKTRLLGVPADVIARHGAVSRPVAEAMAVNCRRLSGSDYAISVTGIAGPAGGTPDKPVGLVYIGLADASGCEVTEHRIGDFLTREEIRDRTRKIALNRLRLRLLAQVEHFRGKNGLGDSAR; encoded by the coding sequence ATGAACGCCATCATCATCAGCATCGGCAGCGAGTTAACTTTCGGCCAGACCGTCGACACCAACAGCCCCTGGCTGTCCCGGCGGCTGGCGGAGGTGGGGGTACGCGTGATCGCCCACGTCACCGTGGCCGACGAGATGGAGCCCATCCGGCGGGAAATCGCTCGGGCGTGCGAGCTGGCCGACATCGTGCTGATCAGCGGCGGGCTGGGACCGACCGAAGACGACCTGACGCGCCAGGCCTTGGCGGCGGTGATGGGGGTCGAACTGCGGCTGCGGCCGGAGTTCCTGGACGAGATCCGCGACTTCTTCACCCGTCGAAACCGCGAGATGCCGGAGTCGAACCGGATCCAGGCGATGTTCCCGGCCGGCAGCGAACCGATCCACAACACCTGCGGAACCGCTCCGGGAATCCGGGCGTCGATCGGCAAGGCGACAGTTTTCGCGATGCCCGGCGTGCCCCGCGAGATGCAGGTCATGTACGAGCGCGACGTCTTGCCGCACCTGCGGGCCGCCACCGGTCAGGGCGTCCTGCTGGCCAGGACAATCCTGACCTTCGGGGTGGGCGAGTCAGACGTCGGCGACAAGATTCGTGACCTGATGCAGCGGGGTCGCAACCCGACCGTGGGAACGACCGCCCAGCAGCTCATCATCGGCATCCGTATCCATGCACACGGCGAGACACGCGAGGCGGCTCAGTCGCTGCTTGATGCGACCGCGGCGGACGTCCGCGCGCGATTCGGCACATTCGTGTTCGGCGAAGACAACGACACGCTATGGAGCGCTGTCGTTCGGCTGCTGATCGAACAGGGCAAAACCGTCTCGACGGCCGAGTCGTGTACCGGCGGGCTGATCGCCAAGAGCCTGACCGACGTGGCAGGCAGCAGCGCGTGCTTCATCGAAGGTGTGGTCACTTACTCAAATGCCGCCAAGACGCGGCTGCTGGGTGTGCCCGCAGACGTAATTGCACGTCACGGAGCCGTGAGCCGGCCGGTTGCTGAAGCGATGGCCGTCAACTGCCGCCGGCTGAGCGGCTCCGACTACGCCATCAGCGTCACCGGCATCGCCGGCCCCGCCGGTGGCACCCCCGACAAACCCGTCGGGCTTGTCTACATCGGCCTGGCCGACGCGTCCGGCTGCGAAGTGACCGAGCATCGCATCGGTGATTTCCTCACCCGCGAGGAAATC
- a CDS encoding alkaline phosphatase, with protein MRSYRFVVLGALAVLVAIGLLFLFVPTAPPTPRVLSAPTSVVFLIGDGMGFEQVKAASLFLNGKEGALSFESWSHQAEVSTYSASSEVTDSAASATAMATGHKVNNGVISQAIPGDGRPLETILERFAAMGRSTGLVTTTEITHATPACFAAHTMDRGKNPDIAECYLNQTRPNVLFGGGGTLKGDAVLAAGYTVVTDRPGLEELDTESVTHVAGLFGEGHMPYEYDYFTKKHLEYDRLPRLSEMSRVALRILSKNPQGFFLMIEGGKIDHAGHGNDLERNVYETIEFARTAEVVMEHIGERRDTLVIVTADHETGGLKVVCGNGKGTLPTVTWSTKGHTPVHVPAYAWGVNAHRVTGIMDNTQWFQICLGLAPLPAPTTMPAVAERELSATFAATR; from the coding sequence ATGAGGTCTTACAGGTTTGTGGTTCTCGGAGCACTGGCCGTCCTTGTTGCTATTGGACTGCTTTTCCTGTTCGTCCCGACGGCACCGCCCACGCCGCGTGTCTTGTCCGCACCGACGAGCGTTGTTTTCCTGATCGGCGACGGCATGGGTTTCGAGCAGGTGAAGGCGGCCAGCTTGTTTCTCAACGGCAAGGAGGGCGCGCTGTCGTTCGAGTCCTGGTCCCATCAGGCCGAGGTCTCCACCTATTCAGCAAGTTCCGAGGTTACCGACTCGGCCGCTTCGGCCACAGCCATGGCCACCGGCCACAAGGTCAACAATGGCGTGATCAGCCAGGCAATTCCCGGTGATGGCCGCCCGCTGGAGACGATCCTGGAGCGTTTCGCCGCCATGGGCCGCAGCACCGGGCTGGTGACCACTACTGAGATCACTCATGCCACGCCGGCCTGTTTTGCGGCTCACACGATGGACCGCGGCAAGAATCCTGATATTGCGGAATGCTATCTCAACCAGACGCGGCCCAATGTACTTTTTGGCGGCGGCGGGACGCTTAAAGGCGATGCCGTCCTGGCGGCCGGTTACACCGTCGTGACTGATCGGCCGGGCCTGGAAGAGTTGGACACGGAGTCCGTGACACATGTGGCCGGCTTGTTCGGCGAAGGCCACATGCCTTACGAGTACGACTACTTCACCAAGAAACACCTCGAATACGACCGCCTCCCACGCCTCTCAGAAATGTCCCGCGTCGCGCTGCGGATTCTGAGCAAGAACCCGCAGGGCTTCTTCCTGATGATCGAGGGCGGGAAGATCGATCACGCCGGTCACGGCAACGACCTCGAACGGAACGTGTACGAGACCATCGAGTTCGCCCGCACGGCTGAGGTGGTGATGGAGCACATCGGCGAACGTCGCGATACGCTGGTTATCGTTACCGCCGATCACGAGACGGGCGGCCTGAAGGTCGTCTGCGGCAACGGCAAAGGCACACTCCCCACTGTCACATGGTCGACCAAAGGCCACACGCCGGTACACGTACCGGCCTATGCCTGGGGCGTCAACGCTCACCGCGTGACCGGGATCATGGACAACACGCAGTGGTTCCAGATCTGCCTGGGCTTGGCCCCCTTGCCTGCTCCGACCACGATGCCCGCGGTCGCCGAAAGAGAGCTGTCCGCGACATTTGCGGCGACTCGATAA
- a CDS encoding four helix bundle protein → MRGKAAESFEELHVYQRARELTNAVYALTRGPLFSRDRGLVDQIRRASVSIMSNIAEGFERGTTTEFVQYLYVAKGSSGEVRAQLQIALDQGYLQAVEHERLHDLCRRTSGMISNFIAHLQASDYSGEKHARPKRRAIELVQQQQQALRAAQLAGMRPADRPPG, encoded by the coding sequence ATGAGAGGTAAAGCGGCCGAGTCGTTTGAGGAGCTGCACGTATACCAGCGGGCCAGGGAGTTGACCAACGCCGTGTATGCCCTCACACGCGGGCCGTTGTTTTCTCGTGATCGCGGCCTGGTCGACCAGATCCGGCGTGCGTCGGTGTCGATCATGTCCAACATCGCCGAGGGTTTCGAGCGCGGCACAACCACCGAATTCGTTCAGTATCTGTATGTTGCCAAGGGCTCGTCCGGAGAAGTCCGGGCGCAGCTCCAGATCGCGCTGGACCAGGGGTACCTGCAGGCCGTCGAGCACGAGCGATTGCACGATCTCTGCCGGCGCACCAGCGGAATGATTTCCAACTTCATCGCTCATCTTCAGGCCTCGGACTATTCAGGCGAAAAACACGCCCGCCCCAAGCGCCGGGCAATCGAGTTGGTGCAGCAACAGCAGCAAGCCCTGAGGGCTGCGCAGCTCGCCGGCATGCGTCCGGCCGATCGCCCGCCGGGATAA